TCTAAAAGTTCACCTTCCATACAATCATCAAGCCCATAAACCCTAGCTATACCATCTCCAATTTGAATAATTGTACCAGAGTCCACAGTTTCAATCTTTTTTTCGTACTTTTCTATCTCTTTTCTTATAATTGAAGTTATTTCTTCAGGTTTAACATGCATAATTTCACCTCTTCTCTAAGCCAATATGAGTTTTTCAATATCCTTAAGTTTGGATTTAATTGTCCCATCTATCACGTCATCACCGACTCTTACATAGACTCCACCTATAATAGTTTCATCTACCTTTTCATCTAAAATTATTGTTTTATCATATTTACTTTCTAGTTTTCTTGTTAACATGCGTCTTTCCACTTCAATTAGCGGAACAGCTGTTATAACCTCTGCTAAAAGCTGGTTATGTCTTTCTAAATATATCTTTTCCATCTCTTTTAATTTTTCTTCTAAATAAAGTATTCTACCTTTATTTATAAGGATTATTAGAAAAGAAAGTACTTCATCGTCTATCTTATTCTTAAAAGCAAGTGTAAAAATTTCTCTCTTTTTAGCAGTACTTATTTGAGGATGTTTGATGACTTTTACAAAGTTTTCATCTGATTTTACCATCTTAACTATCTCTCTTAAATCTTCTAAGTACTCTTCTACCCTACCATTCTTTTCTCCAACTTCATACAAAGCAAGAGCATATCTCTTATCTAAATACTCATACATACTTAAGTACCTACCTTAGATATGAAATCGTTTATAAGTTTTCTATGTTCATTTTCATCTATTTCTCTTTGCAATACCTTTTTACACATTAAGATAGATAAATCTGCAACTTCATGTTTTATTTCACTTTTAGCTTTGTCTTTTTCTCTTTCTACTTCTTTTTCACTTCTATCAATTATTAATTTTGCTTCTTTTTTAGCATTATTTACTATTTCAGAATACATTTTCTCAGCATTAGCTTTATATTCTTCTAATATTTTTTTACTTTCTTCTCTGGACTTAAGATTTTCGTCCTCAATACTTTTCTTTATATCTTCTGCTGATTTTTTATATTCTTCAGCTTTACTATGCAAATCTTGAACTTCATTTTTCCTATCATCTAATTTTTGTATTATCTTTTGGA
The nucleotide sequence above comes from Hathewaya histolytica. Encoded proteins:
- a CDS encoding F0F1 ATP synthase subunit B — protein: MTKIEFSKVLFPMINFLILYFIAKKYFFQKIIQKLDDRKNEVQDLHSKAEEYKKSAEDIKKSIEDENLKSREESKKILEEYKANAEKMYSEIVNNAKKEAKLIIDRSEKEVEREKDKAKSEIKHEVADLSILMCKKVLQREIDENEHRKLINDFISKVGT
- a CDS encoding F0F1 ATP synthase subunit delta translates to MYEYLDKRYALALYEVGEKNGRVEEYLEDLREIVKMVKSDENFVKVIKHPQISTAKKREIFTLAFKNKIDDEVLSFLIILINKGRILYLEEKLKEMEKIYLERHNQLLAEVITAVPLIEVERRMLTRKLESKYDKTIILDEKVDETIIGGVYVRVGDDVIDGTIKSKLKDIEKLILA